In Rhodanobacter humi, the following are encoded in one genomic region:
- the leuC gene encoding 3-isopropylmalate dehydratase large subunit, with protein MTAARTLLEKIWDAHVVAPETTDTPAILYVDLHLVHEVTSPQAFDELRSRGLKLRRPDRTLATLDHSTPTLPANADGTRPYANPEAQAQVAQLETNCREFGVELHGWDSRERGIVHVIGPELGATQPGNTIVCGDSHTSTHGAFGALAFGIGTTEVGHVMATQCLLQRKPKTLAIHVDGELPPGVGAKDLILHIIGTIGVDGGTGHVIEYRGEAIGKLSMEERMTVCNMSIEAGARAGLIAPDETTFAWLQGRPRVPQGEAWDRAVAHWRTLKTDDGAQYDREVRIDASQVRPTVTYGTHPGMAIAMDAPVPAARNAMEQRALDYMQSRAGQPMQGSRVDVVFVGSCTNSRLSDLREAAGVLRGRHIAAGVRMLVVPGSEAVRRDAEAEGLHEVFRAAGAEWRVPGCSMCIAMNGDLAQPGQLVVSTSNRNFEGRQGKGARTVLASPATAAASAVAGAIADPREYLTEVAA; from the coding sequence ATGACGGCTGCACGCACGCTGCTCGAGAAAATCTGGGACGCCCATGTGGTCGCACCCGAAACCACCGACACCCCGGCGATCCTGTACGTCGACCTGCACCTGGTGCACGAAGTCACCTCGCCGCAGGCCTTCGATGAATTGCGTTCGCGCGGCCTGAAGCTGCGTCGCCCGGACCGCACGCTGGCCACGCTGGACCATTCCACGCCCACCCTGCCGGCGAACGCCGACGGCACCCGCCCCTACGCGAACCCCGAAGCGCAGGCACAGGTGGCACAGCTGGAAACCAACTGCCGCGAGTTCGGCGTCGAACTGCATGGCTGGGACAGCCGCGAGCGCGGCATCGTGCACGTGATCGGCCCCGAGCTGGGCGCCACCCAGCCGGGCAACACCATCGTCTGCGGCGACAGCCACACCTCCACGCATGGCGCGTTCGGCGCGCTGGCTTTCGGCATCGGCACCACCGAGGTGGGCCACGTGATGGCCACGCAATGCCTGCTGCAACGCAAGCCGAAGACGCTGGCGATCCACGTCGACGGCGAGCTGCCGCCCGGCGTGGGTGCGAAGGACCTGATCCTGCACATCATCGGCACGATCGGCGTCGACGGCGGCACCGGCCACGTCATCGAGTACCGCGGCGAGGCCATCGGGAAACTGTCGATGGAAGAGCGCATGACGGTGTGCAACATGTCGATCGAGGCCGGTGCGCGCGCCGGCCTGATCGCACCAGACGAAACCACGTTCGCATGGCTGCAGGGCCGCCCGCGCGTGCCGCAGGGTGAAGCATGGGATCGCGCGGTGGCGCACTGGCGCACGCTGAAGACCGACGATGGTGCGCAGTACGACCGCGAAGTGCGCATCGACGCCAGCCAGGTCAGGCCCACCGTCACCTACGGCACCCACCCCGGCATGGCCATCGCGATGGATGCACCGGTGCCCGCCGCGCGCAACGCGATGGAACAGCGCGCGCTGGACTACATGCAGAGCCGTGCCGGCCAGCCGATGCAGGGTTCCAGGGTAGACGTGGTGTTCGTGGGCAGCTGCACCAACTCGCGCCTGTCCGATCTGCGCGAAGCCGCTGGCGTCCTGCGTGGACGTCACATCGCCGCCGGCGTGCGCATGCTGGTGGTACCCGGCTCCGAAGCCGTGCGCCGCGACGCCGAGGCCGAAGGCCTGCACGAGGTGTTCCGCGCCGCCGGCGCCGAGTGGCGCGTGCCCGGCTGCTCGATGTGCATCGCGATGAACGGCGACCTGGCACAGCCGGGGCAACTGGTCGTCTCCACCTCCAACCGCAACTTCGAAGGCCGCCAGGGCAAGGGCGCCCGCACCGTGCTGGCCAGCCCCGCCACCGCCGCGGCCTCCGCCGTCGCGGGCGCCATCGCCGATCCGCGCGAGTACCTGACGGAGGTGGCCGCATGA
- a CDS encoding branched-chain amino acid transaminase, translating into MSTPFLWHNGRIKPWSEANVHVSTHALHYGSSVFEGERVYATPNGPAYFRLADHTRRLFESARVYEIDVGYSEAEIDAACHEVIRANGLQSAYVRPIVFRGAGGLGVLAKPGAPVDVAIMAMEWGAYLGDAAERGADVCVSSWHRPAPNTIPSWAKAGGNYLSSQLIGLEARRGGYDEGIALGVNGMLSEGAGENLFLVKRGKLLTPPSSAGILAGITRDSVLALAADMGIAVEERDLPREALYTADEVFMTGTAAEITPVRSVDRKPVGNGKPGEITRALREAFFGLFDGRTADKWGWLDVVERGAHAVVPDREDQEAAIHGRTPHEKPALMEASA; encoded by the coding sequence ATGAGCACGCCCTTCCTCTGGCACAACGGCCGCATCAAGCCGTGGAGCGAAGCCAACGTCCACGTCAGCACGCACGCCCTGCACTACGGCTCCTCGGTGTTCGAGGGCGAGCGCGTCTATGCCACACCGAACGGCCCGGCTTATTTCCGCCTCGCCGACCACACGCGCCGGCTGTTCGAGTCGGCCAGGGTGTACGAAATCGACGTCGGCTACAGCGAGGCCGAGATCGACGCGGCCTGCCACGAGGTGATCCGCGCGAACGGGCTGCAGTCCGCCTACGTGCGGCCTATCGTGTTCCGCGGCGCCGGCGGCCTGGGCGTGCTGGCGAAGCCCGGCGCACCGGTGGACGTGGCGATCATGGCGATGGAATGGGGCGCCTACCTGGGCGACGCCGCCGAACGCGGCGCCGACGTCTGCGTGTCCTCGTGGCACCGTCCCGCGCCGAACACCATCCCCAGCTGGGCCAAGGCCGGCGGCAATTACCTCAGCAGCCAGCTGATCGGGCTGGAAGCGCGCCGCGGCGGCTACGACGAAGGCATCGCGCTGGGCGTGAACGGCATGCTCTCCGAGGGCGCGGGCGAAAACCTGTTCCTGGTGAAGCGCGGCAAGCTGCTCACCCCGCCGTCCAGCGCCGGCATCCTCGCCGGCATCACCCGCGACAGCGTGCTGGCCCTGGCCGCCGACATGGGCATCGCGGTGGAGGAGCGCGACCTGCCGCGGGAAGCCCTCTACACGGCGGACGAAGTGTTCATGACCGGCACCGCTGCCGAGATCACCCCGGTGCGCTCGGTGGATCGCAAGCCGGTCGGCAACGGCAAGCCCGGCGAGATCACCCGCGCGCTGCGCGAGGCCTTCTTCGGGCTGTTCGATGGTCGCACGGCCGACAAGTGGGGTTGGCTGGATGTGGTGGAAAGGGGTGCCCATGCGGTCGTCCCTGACCGCGAAGATCAAGAAGCGGCCATCCATGGCCGCACTCCTCACGAAAAGCCCGCCCTGATGGAGGCTTCCGCATGA
- a CDS encoding 2-isopropylmalate synthase, translating into MNNPQHDEQNEAGDVAAEHVRIFDTTLRDGEQTPGFSMDRRAKLRMAQMLEALGVDVLEAGFPQASPDDFAAVAQIASTLRDTTACALARCVPGDIDSAGRALEQAQRSRIHVFLSTSPLHREHKLGMSKQQVLDAAVAGVERAMQLAHEVEFSAEDAMRTEPEFLAEVFSAAAAAGASTLNAPDTVGYMTPVEIAERFAWLIANVQRGRHVVFSSHCHNDLGLAVANSLAAVSAGARQVECTVNGIGERAGNAALEEIVMAMKVRGAWFGTDTRIDTKKLHPASRLLSELTGQNVQRNKAIVGENAFAHESGIHQHGMLKHRGTYEIMRPEDVGLAETKLVLGKHSGRAALRQRLETLGHAPGDAAMDEIFVRFKALADKKREIHDDDLDALARGRDPDAAGPWRLTRLDTSAHLGAGASASVKLRHDDGREVAEAALGDGPVDAVLRAMERATDTTLQLTRFQVQAVGEGGDAQGEARLAAQHDGRAWNGHAVSTDIVEAAAQAALAIVNRIAQSTPAATPSPQTTKTKTLGAHA; encoded by the coding sequence ATGAACAACCCGCAACACGACGAGCAGAACGAGGCCGGCGACGTAGCCGCCGAACACGTGCGCATTTTCGACACCACCTTGCGCGACGGCGAGCAGACGCCCGGTTTCTCGATGGACCGGCGCGCCAAGCTGCGCATGGCGCAGATGCTGGAAGCGCTGGGCGTGGACGTGCTCGAAGCGGGCTTCCCGCAGGCCTCGCCTGACGATTTTGCTGCGGTTGCACAGATCGCCTCCACGCTGCGCGATACCACCGCCTGCGCATTGGCGCGCTGCGTGCCGGGCGACATCGACAGCGCCGGCCGCGCGCTGGAGCAGGCGCAGCGCTCGCGCATCCACGTGTTCCTCTCCACCAGCCCGCTGCACCGCGAGCACAAGCTGGGCATGAGCAAGCAGCAGGTGCTGGACGCCGCGGTCGCCGGCGTCGAGCGCGCGATGCAACTGGCGCACGAGGTGGAATTCTCGGCCGAGGACGCCATGCGCACCGAGCCGGAATTCCTGGCCGAGGTGTTCTCCGCCGCCGCCGCCGCGGGCGCCAGCACGCTGAACGCGCCGGACACGGTGGGCTACATGACGCCGGTCGAGATCGCCGAACGCTTCGCCTGGCTGATCGCCAACGTGCAGCGCGGCCGGCACGTGGTGTTCTCCAGCCACTGCCACAACGACCTGGGGCTGGCGGTGGCCAACAGCCTCGCCGCGGTGAGCGCCGGCGCGCGCCAGGTGGAATGCACAGTCAACGGCATCGGCGAGCGCGCCGGCAACGCCGCGCTGGAAGAGATCGTGATGGCGATGAAGGTGCGCGGCGCCTGGTTCGGCACCGACACCCGCATCGACACGAAGAAGCTCCATCCCGCCTCGCGCCTGCTCAGCGAGCTGACCGGCCAGAACGTGCAGCGCAACAAGGCGATCGTGGGCGAGAACGCGTTCGCGCACGAGTCGGGCATCCACCAGCACGGCATGCTGAAGCACCGCGGCACCTACGAAATCATGCGTCCCGAGGACGTCGGGCTGGCCGAGACGAAGCTGGTGCTGGGCAAGCACTCCGGTCGCGCCGCGCTGCGCCAGCGGCTGGAAACGCTGGGCCACGCGCCGGGCGACGCGGCGATGGACGAGATCTTCGTCCGCTTCAAGGCGCTGGCCGACAAGAAGCGCGAGATCCACGACGACGACCTGGACGCGCTGGCGCGCGGCCGCGATCCCGATGCCGCCGGCCCGTGGCGGCTGACCCGGCTGGACACCAGCGCGCACCTGGGCGCGGGCGCCTCCGCCTCGGTGAAGCTGCGCCACGACGACGGCCGCGAAGTGGCCGAAGCCGCGCTGGGCGACGGCCCGGTGGACGCGGTGCTGCGCGCGATGGAGCGCGCCACCGACACCACGCTGCAGCTGACCCGCTTCCAGGTGCAGGCGGTGGGCGAAGGCGGCGACGCGCAGGGCGAAGCGCGCCTCGCCGCGCAGCACGACGGCCGCGCCTGGAACGGCCACGCCGTCAGCACCGACATCGTCGAGGCCGCGGCGCAGGCCGCGCTGGCCATCGTCAACCGCATTGCGCAAAGCACGCCGGCCGCCACCCCATCCCCGCAGACCACCAAGACCAAGACCCTGGGAGCCCACGCATGA
- a CDS encoding LacI family DNA-binding transcriptional regulator, with protein sequence MTITIKDVAREAKVSVASVSRALNGNGGVTAATEQRIREVAARLRYVPHGAARSLITRRTHTIGALLPDLHGEFFSELIRGIDLEARSHGLHLLVSSSHDGADDAAAALRAMQGRVDGIVILSSPGVDAEFLEANLPEGLPSVLLNSDVKSGTAAVLNIDNFAGTYAMVRHLVALGHARIAFVCGPKDNYDARQREAGFRAAMAKLAPGEPLRIVSGNFSESSGYLAARELLAGKTRPQAVFAANDMMAVGCLQAFKEAGLAVPGDIALAGFDDIPIARYVTPPLSTVRVRIAELGKNAMDLLADLMDRPGSSAASVHTLGCDIVVRDSCGAHRGGAATTTTTTKKPRRSSSR encoded by the coding sequence GTGACGATAACGATCAAGGACGTGGCGCGCGAAGCGAAGGTCTCCGTGGCCTCGGTGTCGCGCGCGCTCAACGGCAACGGCGGCGTGACCGCGGCGACCGAGCAGCGCATCCGCGAGGTCGCCGCCCGCCTGCGCTACGTGCCGCACGGCGCGGCGCGCAGCCTGATCACCCGGCGCACCCACACCATCGGAGCGCTGCTGCCGGATCTGCACGGCGAATTCTTCTCCGAACTGATCCGCGGCATCGACCTGGAGGCACGCTCGCATGGCCTGCACCTGCTGGTTTCCAGCTCGCACGACGGCGCGGACGATGCGGCCGCGGCGCTGCGCGCGATGCAGGGGCGCGTGGACGGCATCGTGATCCTGTCCTCGCCGGGCGTGGATGCGGAGTTCCTCGAGGCGAACCTGCCAGAAGGCCTGCCCAGCGTGCTGCTCAACAGCGACGTGAAGAGCGGTACTGCCGCGGTGCTGAACATCGACAACTTCGCCGGCACCTACGCCATGGTGCGCCACCTGGTCGCACTCGGGCATGCGCGCATCGCCTTCGTCTGCGGACCGAAGGACAACTACGACGCCCGCCAGCGCGAGGCGGGCTTCCGCGCGGCGATGGCCAAGCTGGCCCCGGGCGAGCCGCTGCGGATCGTCTCGGGCAACTTCAGCGAGTCGTCCGGCTACCTGGCCGCACGCGAACTGCTGGCGGGCAAGACGCGCCCGCAGGCCGTGTTCGCCGCCAACGACATGATGGCCGTGGGCTGCCTGCAAGCCTTCAAGGAGGCCGGCCTAGCCGTGCCGGGCGACATCGCCCTGGCCGGCTTCGACGACATCCCGATTGCGCGTTACGTCACGCCGCCGCTCAGCACGGTGCGCGTGCGCATCGCGGAACTGGGCAAGAACGCCATGGATCTGCTGGCCGACCTGATGGATCGCCCCGGGTCGTCCGCGGCATCGGTGCACACGCTCGGCTGCGACATCGTCGTGCGCGACTCCTGCGGGGCACATCGGGGCGGGGCCGCAACCACCACAACCACAACCAAGAAGCCACGCCGTTCGTCGAGTCGATGA